GATCAGGCTGTGCCAGCCGATCATGGCGGCGGCCAGCGAGCCGAGCGGGATGTGCGCCTCGCCGCCGACGGCGTACAGGCCGGTGAAGGCGAGCGCGGCGAGCGGGACCGAGAGCAGCGCTCCGAACGCGGCCGCCGCCGGGACGGACTCCGTGCGCTTCGGGAGCACCTTGCGAGCCAGGGTGAACAGCAGCCATCCGGCGCCGACACCGACCAGACCCATCAGCGTGATGTTGGTGCCGAGCGCGGTGATGCCGCCGTCGGCGAAGAGGAGGCACTGCACCAGTAGCACCGTGCTGGTGCAGAGCACGGCAGTGAACGGCCCGACCAGGACAGCGGCGAGCGCACCGCCGAGGAGGTGACCGCTGGTACCGGCCCCGACCGGGAAGTTGATCATCTGGGTGGCGAACACGAACGCGGCGACCAGTCCGGCGAGCGGAGCCGTGCGGTCGTCGAGCTCGCGGCGTGCGCCCCGCAGGGCGAGGCCGACGCCGACGACGGCGACCGCTCCGGTCGCGACGGACGTGGGGGCGTCGAGGAAGCCGTCAGGTACGTGCACGC
The DNA window shown above is from Marmoricola sp. OAE513 and carries:
- a CDS encoding energy-coupling factor ABC transporter permease; this translates as MHVPDGFLDAPTSVATGAVAVVGVGLALRGARRELDDRTAPLAGLVAAFVFATQMINFPVGAGTSGHLLGGALAAVLVGPFTAVLCTSTVLLVQCLLFADGGITALGTNITLMGLVGVGAGWLLFTLARKVLPKRTESVPAAAAFGALLSVPLAALAFTGLYAVGGEAHIPLGSLAAAMIGWHSLIGIGEAVITFLAVSAVVAVRPDLVHGARDVVAARELEIRTSSEEVSA